The Candidatus Coatesbacteria bacterium region CTCCTACCTCGATCGCGCCCCCGACGGCGACCACGATTACTATCTCGAACTCGTCCAAACCAGCGGCGAGGTGCTGCGCTACGGTCCGTTGAACGTCAGTTTCGACGCCGCCGGCAGCGCCGCCGTCCGACTGACCGAAGCTTACCCCAACCCCTCCAGCGGTGCGGTCAATCTCGAGATCGAACTCCCCGAGACCACCGACTGCGAACTGGCCGTCTACGACCTCTCCGGTCGCCGCGTGGCCACCGTCCACAACGGCCAGCTCTCCGCCGGCCGCCATGTGCTGACATGGAACGGCGAAGCCGCAGCGGGCATCTACATCGCCCACCTGCGTGTCGCTGATCAACTGCTGACCCGGCGCCTGGCCCTGGTCCGCTAGAACAGCAACCCAACCACCAAACGAGGCCCCGCTCCGGGGCCTCGTTTGCTATCGCCGTTACCACCGGTATCTCCGGCAACCCAGAGCGCCGGAGCGTTGAAAAACCCGCCGCCGGACGTCCTCGACCATCCGCCCTCCGGAACTGGCACGGTTTTTGCATCTCAGCAACCGTTAAGCAGATGATAACGGTTAGCTTCCGCAAAAACCGTGCCAGTTCCGGAGGGGTGTCAGCGGGCCGCTCGGATCTTGGCAAATCGGTCGGCGTGTTTTTCAACGCTGGGGCGCGGGCGAGGTGACCGGCGCCGCCGCTCAATCCCAGGCCAGCTCGAGCTGCAGTTCGAGCCTGGAGGCGGCGTAGGCGTCGTCCGCGAGGCCGCCGATCAACCCGTAGACACCGCTGAGCCTCCAGCGTGGCTGCGAGCCGAAGGCCAACTGCAA contains the following coding sequences:
- a CDS encoding T9SS type A sorting domain-containing protein, which gives rise to SYLDRAPDGDHDYYLELVQTSGEVLRYGPLNVSFDAAGSAAVRLTEAYPNPSSGAVNLEIELPETTDCELAVYDLSGRRVATVHNGQLSAGRHVLTWNGEAAAGIYIAHLRVADQLLTRRLALVR